The Couchioplanes caeruleus nucleotide sequence GCCGGACACGCCGGTGCCGACGAAGTGCAGGCCGCGCTCCTTGAGGGCCGCCTCCCGCCGCCGGGTGTCGGCGAAGTGGGCGTTGCCCGCGTCGATGAGCATGTCACCCGGTTCGAGCAGCGGGGCGAACTCGTCGATGACCGCGTCGGTGGCCTTGCCGGCCTTGACCATGATCACCACGCGGCGGGGCCGTTCCAGGCTCGCCACGAAGTCCTCGGCGCTCTCGGACGCGATGAACGTGCCCTCGTGGCCGAACTCCTCGACGAGCTCCTTCGTCCGGCCGTAACTGCGGTTGTGCACCGCGACCGTGTGGCCGTGGCGGGCGAAGTTGCGGGCCAGGTTGCGCCCCATCACCGCCAGGCCGGTCACGCCGATCTGAGCCTTCTGCGTCATGAACGTCCTTCCTCCACGCGAGAAACGGGGTGCATCCCGTCGGTCGCAAGCCGTCACGGCCATTGTTACGGATTCACAACGCCCGGGGTTCGACCGGAGGTGAACAACGCTCACCCCGCGGGACGATCCGCCGAAGGTGAGGAGGTGACTCGCGCCTTCTGGTGGTACCTGGGCGGCACCGGTTCGCTGGCGGTGGCGCACCCGCTGCTGCCCGCGGGCGCCCGGCCGCTGAACATGCTGCTCGTCTCGGCGTGCAGCGTGCCGGCCCTGCTGACCCTGCTGCGCCGCCTGGGCGCCCGCGAGGGTCTGCCCTGGTGGATCCTGGCCGGCGCGATGACCGTGATGTCCACCGGCAACGCGCTCACCGCCTTCGCCGGGCCCGACCGTCGGATGTCCGCCGAGTTGCTGGTGACAGTGGGGCACGCCGCGCTGCTCGCCGCCGCGATCGCCCTCGTGGTGCGCCGCGGGCGCGGCGACATCGGCGGCCTGCTCGACGTGTCGCTCGCCGCGGTCACCCTGGGCGGGCTGCTGTGGACGGGGCTCGTCTTCCCGCGCCTGAACGAGCTGGGCGCGAGCACCGGGGAGCAGGCGGCGCTGCTGGTCACCATCCTCGTGCTCGCCGGCGTCCTCGGCGCCCTGGTCCGGGTCCGGAAGGTGGCCGACCGGCGGCTGCCCGCGCTCAACCTGCTGGTGTGGGCGCTGCTGCTCGGCCTCGTCGGCAACGTCGTCCTCGCCGTCACCACCGGCACGATGACCACCAGCCGGCCGGGCTGGATCGAGGTGTTCCTGGTCATCGCGTACGTGTGTGTCGGTGCGGCCCCGCTGCACCCGTCGATGCTCGACCTCCTGCACCCCGGCCCGGCCCCGGTCGACCGCCTCACCCCCGGCAGGCTGGCCTTCCTCGGCCTGGCCCTCGCCGTGAACCCGCTGGTCGCCGGCGTCCGCGAGATCCTGGCCCTGCCTTCCGACGGACTGCTGCTGGCGCTCGGCTGCGTGTTCATCGTGCCGCTGGTCATGGTCCGCATCGGCCGGCTCGCCGCCGAACGGCACCAGGCCGAGGCGGCCCTGCGCCACCAGGCCACCCACGACCCGCTCACCGGGCTGCCCAACCGCGCCGAGCTCAACGCCCGGCTGGAGGCCGCCGTGGCCCGCGAGCGCGCCACCGGCCGCCCGGCGGTCGTGCTGCTCTTCTGCGACCTCAACGGCTTCAAGGCCGTCAACGACCAGCTCGGCCACGCGGCCGGCGACCAGGTGCTCATCGGCATCGGCCGGCGGATCCGGGCCGGCCTGCGCGCGGGGGAGACGCTCGCCCGCTACGGCGGCGACGAATTCCTGCTGCTCTGCGAGGAGGAGGCGCAGCAGGAGGCGGCCGCGCGGCTGACCGCGCACATCGAGCAGGTCCTCGCCGAGCCGTTCGACCTCGGCGGTCACCCGGTGCGCGCCGGGGCCAGCGTCGGCGCGGTGCTCTCCGACGGCCGGCTGCGCCCCGAGGAACTCGTCACCCGCGCCGACCAGGCCATGTACCGCGTGAAACAGCGCCATCACGCCACGGCCTGACGCGCGCGCCGGGAAAGATCGGCCCGACGGTACGCTCGGCGCGTGAAGCGCGGCGAGATCTGGACCATCGGCAGCCGCACCGACCTGCGCTACCGGGTCCTCGTGCTCTCGGCCGACAGCTACAACGAGCGGTCGAACGCGTCCCCGTTCTGCGCGCCCATCGTGCGCCAGCGCGGCGTGACCGAGCTGCCGCCGTACGCGGTGGCCCTCACCGAGCAGGACCCCATCACCGGCGTCGTGGTGATCAACCGGATGCGCCGCCTGCCGGCCTCGGTCGGCGCGGAGCGCATCGGCATGGCCACCGGCGCCAGCATGGCCCGGGTCACCGAGGCGATGCGCGGCCTCTTCGAACTCTGAGCACGATCCGTCACGGTAGCCCGTCCGGGTGACCCGGGCCGCGCCGCGCCGCAGGTGGGATGGGGGTGGGGGTGTTCGGGGGATGACGATCTCGGCCGCGCTGGCGTATCCAGGAGGCATCCGACGTCGTACGTGGAGGGGGCAGTGACCTGGATGGGCGGCCGTCAGGCGTACGTGGAGGCGGTGGAGAGCCTGCGCCCGTCCCAGCAGGCGGAGGACGCCGGGCGCGCGCTGGTCGACCGGGCCGTCGGGCTGCTCGCCGGGCGGACCCGCTGCCGGCTGTCCGACGCGCACCGTCACCTCCTGCAGATGACCGCCGACCAGGGCCGCGACCTCGTCGACGTGGCCGCCGGCGTGATCACCCTGTTCGACGTCACCGAGCCGTCCGCCCGCGGTGCCGCGCCGCACCCGCGCCTGCCCGCGGTCGGCGTCGCGCAGGTGCGCCGCGCGGAGCCCTGGCTGGCGACGGCGCAGGCGGTGCTCGACGGCATGCCGGGCCAGGCCGCGCTGCTGCTGCCCGTGCTCGACGCCGGCCGCCTCGTCGACCTGGAGTTCGCCGCGGCGACCCCGGAGGCCGAGGTCGCCGACGGGCTGCACGGCCGGGCCCTGATCGGCTCGCGGCTGGGTGACCACCTCCCGGAGAGCCTGCTCAGCGAGCGGTGGCGACGCTACGAGCGGGTGCTGGACAGCGGCGAACCGGCCGAGGTCGGCCCGTTCCTGCTGGCCGGCGAGCGGTACACCGTCCGCGCCCACCGGGTCGGTTCCGGGCTGCTGATGAGCTGGGAGCGCCACGACCGCAGCCCGGGGGAGAGCGAACGCATCGCCGGCACCGAGCGCCTGGGCAACCTCGGCTGGGGCGAATGGGACCTGGTCAGCGGGGAGGTGCGCTGGTCCGCGCAGGTCTTCCGGATCTACGAGCGCGATCCCGCGCTGGGGCCCATGTCGCGGGAGGAGACCGAGGCGCTGACCCTGCCCGAGGACCTGCCGCTGCGGATGGCCGCCGTCGAGGCGTTCGAGCGTGGCGAGCAGGTCGACGTGACCCTCCGCGCCCGGGTGCACGGCCGGGTCAAGTACCTGCGGACGGTCGCCGACGCCGTCCGGGACGCGGCCGGGTCGCCGCTGCGGATCTACGGCATCGTGCAGGACGTCACCGCCCGCGAGGCCGGCGCCCGGCGCCTCGCCGAGGTCGAGCACCAGCTCGCGGAGCAGCGGCGGTCCGCGGCCGCCGAGCACGCGCTCGCGGCCCAGCTGCAGCGGGCCATCCTGCCGATCCCGGACGGGCCGGTCGCGCTGCCCGGCCTCAAGGTCGCCGTCCGTTACCTGCCGGCCGGGCAGGAGGGCATGGTCGGCGGCGACTGGTACCACGCGACGACGCTCGGCGACGGCTCGGTGCTGCTCGCCGTCGGCGACGTGGCCGGGCACGGCACCCAGGCGGCCACGACGATGGCGCAGCTGCGCCATTCGCTGCGGGCGCTGGCCGTGACCACGTCCGACCCGGGTGAGCTGCTGGGCCACCTCAACCGGCTGACCTGCGACCTGGACGCGGAGACGCCGGAGATCGCCGCGACCGCGATCGTGGCCCGCTTCGACCCGGCCCGGCGCCGCCTCACCTGGGCCCAGGCCGGGCATCCGCCGCCGCTGCTGTCGCGGGGCGGCCGGACGGCGCCGCTGCCCCGCCCGTCGGGGCCGATGCTGGGCGTCGTCGAGGACGCCCGGTACGAGTGCGCCGTGCTCGACCTCGCGATCGGCGACCTGCTGCTGTGCTACACGGACGGGCTGGTCGAGCACCGCTCCCGTGGCCTCGACGACGGCCTCGACGCGGTCATCCGCGCGGTCGACGAGTCGGTACGCGCCTCGCCCCGCCAGCCCCTCGGCGAGCTGCTGGCCCGGCTGCGCCGGGCGAACCCGGACGACGACACGTGCATCCTCGCCGTGCGCCCGATCACCGGGGAGACCCAGGACCTGCGCCGATACCTGGGCCGGCGGTGAGATCCGCCGCCGCGCGGGTACCCCTGGGGTCGTGGACCTCACCCGGCCCCTGGCCCCGGACGTGCCCGCGGCACCGCACAGCGCCAGCGGCGAGCGCACCGACCTGCACGACCTGAGCGGCCTCGCGCCGCCCGCGCGCCCGGCCCGGCGGTGGACGCCGCGCCGGGTGGTGGCCACCCCGGCGGCGTACGACCATCCGCACGGCCACCGCATCATGGCCCGGCTCGAGGCGCAGGGCATCGAGGTGGAGCGGCTGACCGGCAACCGGCTGACCGGGCTGCGCGGCGCCACCGAGCGGGAGACGTACGCCCGCGCGAAGGCCACCCTGGCGATCGTGGTCAGCCCGCCGTCACGCCGCCGCCTGCAACCCATCGCCCCCAGCGCGGACTGGCGCTTCGACCTGGCCGAGGGCTGCCCGGCGCACTGCCAGTACTGCTATCTCGCCGGCTCGCTGACCGGGCCGCCGGTGACCCGCGTGTACGCCGACCTCGACGACATCCTCGCCGGGCTGGCGCCGTACGCCGGAACCGCGAAGCGCCGCCCCGAGGAGGGCACCACCTTCGAGGCGTCCTGCTACACCGACCCGCTCGCGCTGGAACACCTCACCGGCAGCTGGCGCCGCGCGGTGGAGCACTTCGGCGCCTGGGACGACGCGGTGCAGCTGCGCTGGACGACGAAGTTCGCCGACGTGGGCACGTTCGCAGGCCTGCCGCACCACGGCCGCACCCGGGTCCGCTTCAGCGTCAACTGCCTGCCGGTCACCACCCGCTTCGAGGGTGGCACGGCCCGGCTGGAGGACCGCCTCGCCGCCCTGCGCCGCCTCGCCCTCGACGGCTACCCGGTCGGGCTCACGATCGCGCCGATCATGCCGGTGCCGGACTGGCCGGAGCACTACGGCCACCTGCTCGACGAGGTGGCCCGCGCGGTGGGCGGCGTGCCGGGCCTCGACCTGACCGCCGAGCTGATCACACACCGCTTCACCCCGGGCAGCAAGGACGTGCTGCTCGGCTGGTACCCGGCGACCCGCCTGGAGATGGACGAGGGGGCCCGCGACCGCAAGCACGGCAAGTTCGGCGCGGTGAAGTACGTCTACCCGCGCACCACGATGACGGATCTGCGCTCCTGGTTCGACCGGGAGATCGCCGACCGGCTCCCGGCCTGCCGCATCCTCTACTGGACCTGACGCTTCAGTCCGGTTGTGCGTGGCGGTGGGGTGGTTGGACGGGGCGCGGCGTCCCACACCCGAATCGCCCGCCGGACCAGGTCGGCGTTGTCCACCGCCGGGGCGCCCGTCTCGTCCACCAGCGTGTCCTCGAGCCCTACCCGGGTCGGCAGCCCCAGGCGCCCGGCGTGCCGCACCAGCGGCCAGCACGCCTCCTCCTCGCCGTGCAGCAACCGCGGGCCGGCGACGCCGCGCCGGTCCAGCCGCTGCAGGATCCGGTCGGCCACCGCCACCGCGTCCGCCGCCGGTGTGTGCAGAACCTCCACCAGAACCCGATCGACGGGTACGCCGGCCAGCGCCTCGACGTCGTCGACGGACCACACCCCCGCCTCGACGGCCACCCCGGCGTCGCGCAGCGCGGCGGCCGTACCCGCGAACCGGTCCTCGTGCACGTTCACCGACGCCATGTCGGGACGCTGTTCCGGGGGCAGCTGTGCCCACGCCCGGATCCGCTCGAGGCGCAGCCGCGCGTCCCCGCCGGTGATCCACAGACCGGTGGAGACGCCGACGGGCGTACCGGGGCAGCGCCGCCGCACCGCCGCCACGGCCGCACCCACGTCGAGCGTCTCGGCGCCGCCCGCATCCCGTGGGTGCAGATGCACCGCCTCCGCCCCGGCCGCGACGGCGCCCGCGGCCGCCCCGGCCAGGTGCGCGGGCGTGACGGGCACGCCCGGATGCTCGCCGGGGCGTCGGCCGCCGTTGAGACACACCTTGATCCGCCTGATCACGCCCCACCCTGACACGCTTGGCATGATGGCGGCCATGACGGCACAAGAAGTCCGGGTGTCCTGCGTGTTCGTCTGCCACGACGGCAACGGCAGGGTCCTGCTGGCGCAACGCTCCGCCGCCGCCCGCGACGAGCCGGGCACCTGGGACACCGGCGCGGGCGCGCTGGAGTTCGGTGAGAGCTTCGACGACGCCGTCACCCGCGAGGTCCGCGAGGAGTACGCGGCCACGCCGGAGGACATCACGATGCTGGGCGTGCGCAACGTCGTCCGGCCGCACTCGCACTGGGTCGCGCTGGTCTTCGCCGTACGCCTCGATCCGGCGGCCGTGCGGATCGGTGAGCCGCACAAGTTCGACGACCTGGCCTGGTTCACGGTGGACGCCCTGCCGGCGCCGCTGCACTCGCAGCTTCCGGCCACCCTCGAGCTGTACGCCTCAGCGGCGCCGGCCGTCCAGGCCGCGGCGGGGGCCCGGTAGCACGCTCACCGGTGGGCGAAGACGAAGCCGCCTTCGACGCCGGGTGCCGGACGGTGCACCATCTCGGCCTCGACGGTGAAGCCCGCGGCGCCGAGCCGGCCCGCGACCTCCGCCGGCGTGCGGCGGTGCACGTGGACGTGCATCGGCCGGCCGCCGTACCCCTCGGTCTTGAGCGTGCTGCCCGTGCCGGCGTGGAAACCGAGCAGCAGCGCCCCGCCGGGGCGCAGGACCCGGAAGAAGCCGGCGAGGACCGCGGGCAGCTCGTCGTCCGGGACGTGGATCGTCGAGAACCAGGCGAGCAGGCCGGCCAGGGATCCGTCGGGCAGGTCGAGGTCCGTCATCGAGCCGACCTCGAACCGCAGGCCCGGGTGATCCCGCCGGGCCACCTCGATCATCGCGGGTGACAGGTCGACACCGAACGTGTCCAGCCCGGCGCGGTGCAGGTGGTCGGTGATCCGGCCCGGGCCGCAGCCGACATCCGCGACCGGCCCGCCGCCCTGCGCGCGTACCAGCTCGGCGAACAGCGCCAGGATGCCCCGCTGGAACGGCTCGCCGGCGAGTGCGTCGCGCAGCATGTCGGCGTAGCCGGCCGCCACGGTGTCGTACGACATCCGGGTGTCGTCGAGCCAGCCGGGAACACGCATGGCGGCACGATATCGCCTCAGCGCTGCAAGCCGTCCAGGGTCCAGCGGGGCACCGGCAGCCCGGCGGGAACCCGCGAGCCCATCGGGGAGTACGTCATCACCTCGTCGGTCGCCCACCGCATGTACGCGACGAGGGCCGCCCGCACCGCCGGATCGGACGTGACGCCCGTGCTGTCGACCGCCGCGACGAAGCAGGCCACGAAGCGGTCCCCGAGGTCGTCCTCGGCGCCCTGGTTCGCGTGCAGGCCGAGCATGGCGGAGTGGCCGCCGTACGACGCGGAGTAGACCGGCGGCCCACCGAACACCTCGCCCCAGTAGTCGGCGAGGCGTTGCACGTGCTCCGGGTTGGTGGTGTGCGAGAAGGGGTGCTCGAGCACGGGATCGGCCAGGCACCGCGCGTGGAAGTCCGCGGCGAGGGCGAGGAGAGCCGGCGCCCCGCCCACGGCGTCGTAGAGCGTCATGGGCTCACCTTGCCAGAGGACCGGGTCGCGCCGTGCCCGTCATCCGGCGAGGAACGAGATCAGGTGGTCGTTGGTGATGCTGAGCCCGCGGCCGCGGGGAAGGGAGCCGAGCGGCAACAGCCGGTGGAGCGGGGCGGCGAGATAGTAGGCGTCGTAGTCGGTGAAGTCGAAGTGCCGCATGCCGTCCACCTCGTACGTCCGGACCGGTCCCGTGGACGCGGCGAGCAGCGTGCGCGCGGTCACCTGATCGGCGCGGTCCGCCGCGGAAGCCGGCCGGCAGGTGCCGGTGATGCACGAGCCGGCGGCGATCAGCAGCACGGGCCGGCGCAGACCGGTGTGGACCACCGGCCCGAACTGGGTGCCGTCGAGGTCCACGGCGGCGGCGCAGCGCGGGTCGTCGTGGCACGCCTGCAACGAGGCCGCGCCGCCGAACGAGTGACCGGCGTAGACGGTGCGGGTGGCGTCGACGTGCCCGGCGGCCCAGCCGTCACGGTCCAGAGCGGCGACCCGCGCGGCGACGAAGCGGGCGTCGGCGGCCCAGACGCGGAGGAGCGCGTCCGCGGCCCGTGCGACGGCGGGCGCGTGCAGGTCCGCCTGATCGAGGACGGCGGGGTTGCCGGCGGCGCTGGCCTGCACGACCTTGCCGTGCAGCACGGTGACGTTGGCGCTGTACGTGGGGGTGACGCCGGCGACGAGCCAGCCGTGGGCGGCGAGGTTCTCCGCGATCGCGGTGTACTGCGGCGCGGCGAGCCCGAGGCCCGGTTCGAGGACGACCACGGGGAAGCGGCCGGCGGCCACCGGGGCGGAGTCCAGCGCGTGGACCCGTACGGCGTCGAAGCTGCTCTCGCCCCAGCCGGCGACGCCGGGAAGGTGGAGCGCCGCCCACGCGCCCGGGGCGTACCGGGCTCGCGGGCCCGTGGCGTCGGGCGGAGCCGGGTACCACAACCAGACGGCCAGCTCCCGGGCGCCGGGGGAGGGCGCGAGCGGGTCGGCGCGGGTGTCGTCGGTCCACTCGGTCATCCGGCGGCCGACCCGGTACGTGCCGGTGGCGGCCTGCATCGTGACCGTCCGGGTGCGCCGGATCGCGACGGAGCCGAGATAACCGGCGCCGAGGATGGCGGTGGTCAGCGCGATCGCCAGCAACGCCCTGCGGGTTCGTCCGAGCCGGCTCATGGGCGCGCGGTGGCCAGGTCGCAGGTGAACCCCGTGAACGCTCTCATGTGGACCACCCAACCACGCAGATGTGCGCATCCGGTGAAGAAGCCGGGCAGCTTCAGAGTGAGCCGGTGGTCCTGCCGCGTTCCCGCACCGCGATGCCCTGTTCCTGACCCGGCCGGGGTGTTCACGCCCGCCCCCGGCTGGGATCCTCAGGCCCGGCTGCGGCCCCTAACATCCTAGGACGCTTTACAGGGTGTGCGCGGTGTCGGATTCGGGGCGGGCCGTTCGTGGAACAGGCGAGGGGCGGCCGGACCGGGCCGCCCGGACAAGGGAGTCATGCGATGCCGCGGTACCTGATCTCGTTCGACGACGGCGCGATGGACCACATTCCGGCCGGGGAGATACCGGAGGTGGCGAAGGCGGCGCACGCCGTGCTGCAGGAGGCGCTCGACGCCGGCGTCTTCGTGTTCGGCGGCGGGCTCGAGCGTCAGCGGGCCGGCATCGTCGTCGCCGACGGGGTGGTCAGCGACGGGCCGTACCCGGAGACCAAGGAGGTCATCGGCGGCCTCACGGTCGTCGACGTGCCGTCCCGGGAGGAGGCGCTCGCCTGGGCCGCCAGGATCGCCGCCGCGTGCCGGTGCGCGCAGGATGTCCGGGAGCTGATGCCCGACCCCGAGCTGGACGAGATGCTCCGCCGGGCCGGCGGGCGATCCTGACGTTCTGACGCGGCCGTTCGCTCCCGCAGGCGCGCTACGCGCAGGCGATGCAGAAGCGGGCGAACGGCCGCGCGGCGAGCCGCTCCTCGGCGATCGGCTGCCCGCACCGTTCGCAGACGCCGTACGTGCCGGCCTCCACCCGCGCCAGCGCGTCGTCGACCTCGGCGACCCGCTTGCGGGCGGCGGCGAGCAGCGCGGTCAGCTGGGCCCGCTCGAAACCGATGGTGGCGCCCTCCGGGTCGTGCTCGTCGTCGGCGTTCGAATCGCGCGACGCGGCGAACAGCGCCTCGAGATCCCGGGCCAGCGTGGCGGCCTCGGCTTCCGCGCCGGCTCGCAGCCGCAGCAACTCGTCCCGGACCATCTCCGCAGCATAACGATGCGATGGGCCGTCATCGCCCGAAGCGGCCTGCCGCCGACGACCGATACTGGCGGCAGGCAACGGGGTGGGCGCCGCCGGTGCCTTCGGGCTGGTCCTGATCGCGCTCGTCCTCCGGATCCGCATCGAGGAGCGCGCCCTCGTCGCCGCCCTGGGCGACCGCTACCGGCGGTTCGCCGCCGGCCGGGCCCGCCTCGTTCCGTTCGTGTGGTGACGGGTCAGCGGCACCGGCGGCCATGGCGGATCATGGTCCGGTGCTGAGCCCTGCCCCGCCGCCCGCGGATTCCGGGACGTTCTCGTTGTCCACCCCACCCCTGTTCGCCGCGCTCGCCCCCGCCCGCACCGTCCTGATCGCGGGCGCCGGCGGCGGGTTCGACGTGTACGCCGGCCTGCCGCTGGCCGTCGCGCTGTGGGATGCCGGCGTACGGGTGCATCTGGCGAACCTGTCGTTCTCCGAGCTCGTCGAGATCGGCCGCGAGTCGTGGGTGGACGAGCACGTCGTGGAGGTGACGCCGGAGACAGCCAGCTCGGACTGGTACTTCCCCGAGGGCACGCTCGCCCGGTGGCTGGCCGCCAACGACCTGCCGTCGACGGTGTACGCCTTCCCGCCGCTCGGCGTGCAGCTGCTGCGCGACGCGTACCGGTATCTCGTCGAGCGGCTGGACATCGACGCGGTCGTGCTGGTCGACGGCGGCACCGACATCCTGCTGCGCGGCGACGAGAGCAACCTCGGTACGCCCGTTGAGGACATCACCAGCCTCGCCGCGGTGGCCGGCCTCGACCTGCCGGTGAAGCTGGTCAGCTCGCTCGGGTTCGGCATCGACGCGTACGACGGCGTGAACCATGCCGAGGTGCTGGAGAATCTCGCCGCGCTCGATCGCGAGGGCGGATATCTCGGTGCTCTGTCCGTACCGAACGCCAGCCGGGAGGCCGCGCTCTACCGCGACGCGGTCGCGAACGCCCAGGCCGCGACCCCGGCGCGGCCCAGCATCGTGCACGGCCAGATCGCCGCGGCCACCGGCGGCGCGTTCGGCGACGTCCAGTTCACGAGGCGTACGACGGGCAGCCCGCTGTTCGTCAATCCGTTGATGGCGATCTACTTCACGGTGGACCTGGACAAGCTCGCCGCCCGGTGCCTGTACCGGGACCGCATCGAGAACACGCTGGGCAGGCGTCAGGTGACGACCCGTATCGAAGCCTTCCGGGCCGGAGTCTCACCCCGCATCCCGCGCGCCTTCCCGCACTGAGGCCCGCGAGCCTCGGGGGGCTACCTTGTCCCGCATGCATCTGGCGCCACCCGTGCCGCCGAGCTCGCCGACCAGCGTGCGCTTCGCGTGCGCGCTGCTGTACGGGGTCGCGGGGCTCTGCCTGCTCTCCGCGGTCCTCGAGCTGGTCTTCGTCAACACCGGCCTGAGCGTCTACCGCGACGCGTACACCGGTGACACCGGCTCGGGGTTCCGCAGCCTGGTCGGCGCGACGCTCGACATCGTGTTCGCCGGGGGCGCCGCCGTCCTGGCGGTGCTCAACGGGCAGGGCCGCAGGAACGCCAGGGTGACGACGTACGTGCTCGGCGGGCTCTCCCTGCTCTGCGGGGGCCTCGGCGCCCTGTCGGACCCGTTCCACGGCCCGTCCGGCTCGGCCGGACCGGGCGCGGTTCAACACCTCATGCCCGCCGTGTACGGCATCAGCGCGGGCGCCCTGGACGCGCTGACGGCCCTGGCCACGCTGACCGCCCTGGTGCTGCTCGCGGCGCCGTCGGCGAACCACTTCTTCGAGCTGTGCCACCGCAACCGGTACGTGCTCATCGTGACGACGCCGCAGCCTCATCCGGGCTACGACGCTACCGGCGCGGGCACGTCGCACTCCGCGGGGATTCCCGCACAGACCGAGCTGCCGCCGCACACGAGCAGCCTCCCGGCGATCGACCCCTGGGCCGGTCCCGGCGCCGGCTGACCGCATCCGTACGGGTGCGGAGGTCCCCGTTCCCGCCCTCGCCGTCGTGGATCTGCCCCCGGCGCCGCGCTGGACGCGTACCGGGAGAAGGTCCGCGGATGACACGCGAGCCGGGGGGCCGCACGCCGTGCGGCACCCCGGGAGGTGGTCTAGTGTCGATCACATGGGCGTCCGTACGTGGATCAACCACTGGCCGGTGTACCGGCAGCTGACCGGAACCGACCCGCTGGGGCGCGGCGAGGCGGCGAAATCGGACCGCTCGCGCAGCCTCACGGCGCGCACCGAGACCGCCGACTCGGTGGCCCGCTCGGTCTGCCCGTACTGCGCGGTCGGCTGCGGCCAGCGGATCTTCGTCAAGGACGGCAAGGTCGTCCAGATCGAGGGCGACCCGGACAGCCCGATCTCGAAGGGCCGGCTGTGCCCCAAGGGCTCGGCCAGCAAGAGCCTGGTCACCAGCGACCGGCGCCAGCAGAAGGTCCTCTACCGGCGGCCGTACGGTACGCAGTGGGAGGAGCTGGACCTCGACACGGCGATGAGCATGATCGCCGACCGGGTGCTCGCCGCGCGCGACGAGACCTGGGAGGACGCCGACGAGGACGGGCGCCCGCTGAACCGCACGCTCGGCATCTCCAGCCTGGGCGGCGCCACGCTGGACAACGAAGAGAACTACCTGATCAAGAAGCTCTTCACGGCCGTGGGCGCTATTCAGATCGAGAACCAGGCCCGTATTTGACACTCCGCCACCGTCCCCGGTCTGGGGACCAGCTTCGGCCGTGGCGGGGCCACCGGATTCCTCCAGGATCTGGCCAACGCCGACTGCATCATCATCCAGGGCTCCAACATGGCGGAGGCCCACCCGGTGGGCTTCCAGTACGTGGTGGAGGCGAAGAACCGCGGCGCCAAGGTGATCCACATCGACCCGCGGTTCACCCGGACCAGCGCGCTCGCGCACTCGTACGTGCCCGTGCGGGCCGGTGCGGACATCGCGTTCCTGGGTGGGGTGATCAACTACATCCTCGGCAACGAGAAGGACTTCCGGGAGTACGTGCTCGCGTACACCAA carries:
- a CDS encoding TraR/DksA family transcriptional regulator, encoding MVRDELLRLRAGAEAEAATLARDLEALFAASRDSNADDEHDPEGATIGFERAQLTALLAAARKRVAEVDDALARVEAGTYGVCERCGQPIAEERLAARPFARFCIACA
- a CDS encoding YciI family protein, which produces MPRYLISFDDGAMDHIPAGEIPEVAKAAHAVLQEALDAGVFVFGGGLERQRAGIVVADGVVSDGPYPETKEVIGGLTVVDVPSREEALAWAARIAAACRCAQDVRELMPDPELDEMLRRAGGRS
- a CDS encoding DUF1152 domain-containing protein, with protein sequence MLSPAPPPADSGTFSLSTPPLFAALAPARTVLIAGAGGGFDVYAGLPLAVALWDAGVRVHLANLSFSELVEIGRESWVDEHVVEVTPETASSDWYFPEGTLARWLAANDLPSTVYAFPPLGVQLLRDAYRYLVERLDIDAVVLVDGGTDILLRGDESNLGTPVEDITSLAAVAGLDLPVKLVSSLGFGIDAYDGVNHAEVLENLAALDREGGYLGALSVPNASREAALYRDAVANAQAATPARPSIVHGQIAAATGGAFGDVQFTRRTTGSPLFVNPLMAIYFTVDLDKLAARCLYRDRIENTLGRRQVTTRIEAFRAGVSPRIPRAFPH